Proteins encoded within one genomic window of Nonomuraea gerenzanensis:
- a CDS encoding response regulator has translation MADTQVVLADDDVLLREGLASLLARSGLDVVGQAGDAEELMDLVRERQPGLVIVDIRMPPTNTVEGLRAAAQIREQHPEVGILVLSVHAEAEHAMRLLASGAGIGYLLKSRVTDVADFVDTARRIARGGSVVDPALVQELVSARSRNDPLDALSAREREVLELMAEGRSNAGIARRLWVTEGTVEKHVRSILTKLGLTEADDDHRRVLAVLTYLDARLQAR, from the coding sequence ATGGCCGATACGCAGGTGGTTCTCGCCGACGACGACGTGCTGCTGCGCGAGGGGCTGGCCAGCCTGCTCGCGCGCTCCGGCCTGGACGTGGTCGGGCAGGCGGGAGACGCCGAGGAGCTGATGGACCTGGTCCGCGAGCGGCAGCCTGGGCTGGTCATCGTGGACATCCGGATGCCGCCCACCAACACCGTCGAGGGGCTGCGGGCCGCCGCGCAGATCCGCGAGCAGCACCCGGAGGTCGGCATCCTGGTGCTGTCGGTGCACGCCGAGGCCGAGCACGCGATGCGGCTGCTGGCCAGCGGCGCCGGCATCGGCTACCTGCTCAAGAGCCGGGTCACCGACGTGGCGGACTTCGTCGACACGGCCCGGCGCATCGCCAGGGGCGGCTCGGTCGTGGATCCCGCGCTGGTGCAGGAGCTGGTCTCGGCCCGCAGCAGGAACGACCCACTGGACGCGCTGAGCGCCAGGGAGCGGGAGGTGCTGGAGCTGATGGCCGAGGGCCGCTCCAACGCCGGCATCGCCAGGCGGCTGTGGGTGACCGAGGGCACGGTGGAGAAGCACGTGCGCAGCATCCTCACCAAGCTCGGCCTGACCGAGGCCGACGACGACCACCGGCGGGTGCTGGCCGTCCTCACCTATCTGGACGCCCGCCTCCAGGCCCGCTGA
- a CDS encoding response regulator, with the protein MELRCLIVDDSRRFVEAARRLLELQDVRVVGTAETGGRALELAAALRPDVALVDVGLGEESGFEVARRLETVPVILISTRDPDDLGQLVAASSAVGFLPKARLSGPAIRALLSGPGGGRPDR; encoded by the coding sequence GTGGAGTTGCGCTGCCTGATCGTCGATGACAGCCGGCGGTTCGTGGAGGCCGCGCGCCGGCTGCTGGAGCTGCAGGACGTCCGCGTCGTCGGCACGGCCGAGACCGGCGGCCGGGCGCTGGAGCTGGCCGCGGCGCTGCGGCCCGACGTCGCGCTGGTGGACGTCGGGCTGGGCGAGGAGAGCGGCTTCGAGGTGGCGCGCCGCCTGGAGACCGTCCCGGTCATCCTGATCTCCACCCGGGACCCCGACGACCTCGGCCAGCTCGTCGCGGCCAGCTCGGCCGTGGGGTTCCTGCCGAAGGCGCGGCTGTCGGGGCCGGCCATCCGGGCGCTGCTCAGCGGGCCTGGAGGCGGGCGTCCAGATAGGTGA
- a CDS encoding DUF1345 domain-containing protein — protein MTRVCELLGASVRRAALAAAATGLVAVAALAALAPLPYLPLIGWDAAAVMFLTVTWARIASLDGPQTAADVDREDPTRAGADVAVVVAAVASLAAVGNMIVQTGTGPVLDVGLGVASVVASWAVVHTIFTLRYALMYYSDGAGGIDFHDSDPGAQPRFTDFAYLAFTVGMTFQVSDTELNSSAFRSAVLRQALLSYLFGTVIVALTINLVAGLGR, from the coding sequence ATGACGCGGGTGTGTGAGCTGCTCGGAGCCTCGGTACGGCGTGCCGCGCTGGCCGCCGCCGCCACCGGGCTGGTGGCCGTGGCGGCGCTCGCGGCGCTCGCACCGCTGCCCTACCTGCCGCTGATCGGCTGGGACGCGGCTGCGGTGATGTTCCTGACGGTCACGTGGGCGCGGATCGCCTCGCTCGACGGCCCGCAGACCGCCGCCGACGTGGACCGGGAGGACCCCACGCGCGCCGGGGCGGACGTGGCCGTGGTCGTCGCCGCCGTGGCCAGCCTGGCGGCGGTCGGCAACATGATCGTGCAGACCGGCACCGGCCCGGTGCTCGACGTGGGGCTCGGGGTCGCCAGCGTGGTGGCCTCGTGGGCGGTGGTGCACACGATCTTCACGCTGCGGTACGCGCTGATGTACTACTCCGACGGCGCCGGGGGCATCGACTTCCACGACAGCGACCCCGGCGCCCAGCCGCGCTTCACCGACTTCGCCTACCTGGCCTTCACCGTCGGGATGACGTTCCAGGTCTCCGACACCGAGCTGAACAGCTCCGCGTTCCGTTCGGCGGTGCTGCGCCAGGCGCTGCTGTCGTACCTGTTCGGCACGGTCATCGTGGCGCTGACCATCAACCTGGTCGCCGGGCTGGGCCGATGA
- a CDS encoding cytochrome P450 — MSDSVTLPLHMRRNGFDPDPELSAVRDEEGVRRVATPFGVDAWLVSRFADVREVLGDATRFSNARAMLFRPAGEEYSEEQRRRMRAGNLLAFDPPEHNRLRRILTPEFTMRRMRRLEPRIHEIVREHLDAMERTGPPADLVSAFALPIPSLVICELLGVPYADRDAFQRRTGKVLDISLPFEERAAANLEQRAYMAELVAGAQADPGDDMLGMLVREHGGDLSTDELVGIASLLLLAGHETTSNMLGLGTLALLRHPDQLDLLRKEPERIGATVEELLRWLSIVHSGTSKVTTTDVELSGVRIPAGEVVICALPAANRDPGFIADPERLDITRGDLGHVAFGHGVHHCLGAPLARMEMRIAFPALFERFPGLRETGTPPRFRSFNVVYGLSAFEVAW; from the coding sequence ATGAGCGATTCCGTGACGTTGCCCCTGCACATGCGGCGCAACGGTTTTGACCCCGACCCCGAGCTGTCGGCGGTGCGCGACGAGGAGGGCGTGCGCCGGGTGGCCACCCCGTTCGGCGTCGACGCGTGGCTCGTCAGCCGCTTCGCCGACGTGCGGGAGGTGCTCGGCGACGCCACCCGCTTCAGCAACGCCAGGGCCATGCTGTTCCGGCCGGCCGGCGAGGAGTACAGCGAGGAGCAGCGCAGGCGGATGCGGGCGGGCAACCTGCTCGCCTTCGACCCGCCCGAGCACAACCGGCTGCGCCGCATCCTGACTCCGGAGTTCACCATGCGGCGGATGCGCCGCCTGGAGCCGCGCATCCACGAGATCGTCCGCGAGCACCTCGACGCGATGGAGCGGACGGGGCCGCCCGCCGACCTGGTCTCCGCCTTCGCGCTGCCGATCCCCTCCCTGGTCATCTGCGAGCTGCTCGGCGTGCCGTACGCCGACCGTGACGCCTTCCAGCGGCGCACCGGCAAGGTGCTCGACATCTCGCTGCCGTTCGAGGAGCGCGCGGCGGCGAACCTGGAGCAGCGCGCCTACATGGCCGAGCTGGTCGCGGGCGCCCAGGCCGATCCCGGCGACGACATGCTCGGCATGCTGGTCCGCGAGCACGGCGGCGACCTGTCCACCGACGAGCTGGTGGGCATCGCCTCCCTGCTGCTGCTGGCCGGCCACGAGACCACCTCCAACATGCTCGGCCTCGGCACCCTGGCCCTGCTGCGCCACCCCGACCAGCTCGACCTGCTCAGGAAGGAGCCCGAGCGGATCGGCGCCACCGTCGAGGAGCTGCTGCGCTGGCTCAGCATCGTGCACTCCGGCACCAGCAAGGTCACCACCACGGACGTCGAGCTGTCCGGCGTCCGCATCCCGGCCGGCGAGGTCGTGATCTGCGCCCTGCCCGCCGCCAACCGCGACCCTGGCTTCATCGCCGATCCCGAGCGGCTCGACATCACCCGCGGCGACCTCGGCCACGTCGCCTTCGGCCACGGCGTGCACCACTGCCTGGGCGCGCCGCTGGCCAGGATGGAGATGCGCATCGCCTTCCCGGCGCTGTTCGAGCGCTTCCCCGGGTTGCGGGAGACCGGCACCCCGCCGCGGTTCCGCTCCTTCAACGTCGTGTACGGCCTGTCCGCCTTCGAAGTCGCCTGGTAA
- a CDS encoding TetR/AcrR family transcriptional regulator, whose product MHEQRQRADALRNADRIVRAAIAILGERGPEVSLEEIARHAGIGSATVYRRFGDRDGVIRAAFETYFAEEVEPLVVAARDAADPGEALAGVLTATVDTLAAHHGLLKAARQAGASTVDIAARFMGPLGTVLDRAQRAGQVRADLVARDLAAIVIMALATAHPADPAHQDPRRYLALLLSSLRPSGDELPAPSSARLLEPSPRRCPQV is encoded by the coding sequence GTGCACGAGCAGCGACAGCGAGCCGATGCGCTGCGCAACGCCGACAGGATCGTCCGGGCCGCGATCGCGATCCTGGGCGAGCGCGGCCCCGAGGTGTCCCTCGAAGAGATCGCCCGGCACGCGGGCATCGGCAGCGCCACCGTCTACCGGCGCTTCGGCGACCGCGACGGCGTGATCAGGGCCGCCTTCGAGACGTACTTCGCCGAGGAGGTGGAGCCGCTGGTGGTGGCCGCCCGCGACGCCGCCGACCCCGGCGAGGCGCTGGCCGGGGTGCTGACGGCGACGGTCGACACGCTGGCCGCCCACCACGGGCTGCTGAAGGCCGCCCGGCAGGCGGGCGCCTCCACGGTGGACATCGCGGCGCGGTTCATGGGGCCGCTCGGCACCGTGCTGGACCGGGCCCAGCGGGCGGGGCAGGTGCGCGCCGACCTGGTCGCCCGTGATCTGGCCGCGATCGTCATCATGGCGCTGGCCACCGCCCACCCCGCCGATCCCGCTCATCAGGATCCCCGCCGCTACCTGGCCCTGCTGCTGTCGAGCCTGCGGCCGTCCGGCGACGAGCTGCCCGCGCCCTCCTCGGCGCGACTCCTGGAACCGAGCCCCAGGCGCTGCCCGCAGGTGTGA
- a CDS encoding extracellular catalytic domain type 1 short-chain-length polyhydroxyalkanoate depolymerase, giving the protein MATTLLSRAVTLLLLAVLPWTALSAQRPARAASLVQVTSFGTNPGNLTMHAYRPAGLGAGRPLVVLLHGCTQNASGYFASSGWRRYADQWGFTLVLAQTGSANNSASCFNWFQPGDTTRDQGEAASIRGMVAHAVSAYGADPARVYVSGLSAGGAMAAVMLATYPDVFAAGSIGAGLAYRCATSLTQASGCQYGPTQRTPRQWGDLVRAAHPGPYPRVAIWQGQSDYTVVPANGRQLRDQWTDVRGVSQTPTATRSLTGGTTLTVYGADDVRLYEIAGMGHGLPVDPGSGADQCGSTAAYFLDTICSAYHDARFFGLDGGASPTPTPTPTPTPTPTVPGTCVRASNYAHTTAGRAHQSGGYTYANGSNDPMGLWNTAVVHGLRQTGPDYWVLADGEC; this is encoded by the coding sequence ATGGCCACCACTCTCCTCAGCCGCGCCGTCACCCTCCTCCTGCTGGCCGTCCTGCCGTGGACGGCCCTGTCGGCCCAGCGGCCCGCGCGGGCGGCGTCGCTGGTCCAGGTCACCTCGTTCGGCACCAACCCCGGCAACCTCACCATGCACGCCTACCGGCCCGCCGGGCTGGGCGCCGGCCGCCCGCTGGTCGTCCTGCTGCACGGCTGCACCCAGAACGCGAGCGGCTACTTCGCCTCCTCCGGCTGGCGCAGGTACGCCGACCAGTGGGGCTTCACCCTGGTGCTGGCACAGACCGGCAGCGCCAACAACTCCGCGAGCTGCTTCAACTGGTTCCAGCCCGGCGACACCACGCGCGACCAGGGTGAGGCCGCCTCGATCCGCGGCATGGTCGCCCACGCCGTCTCGGCCTACGGCGCCGACCCCGCGCGCGTGTACGTCAGCGGGCTCTCGGCGGGCGGCGCCATGGCGGCGGTCATGCTCGCCACGTACCCGGACGTCTTCGCGGCCGGGTCGATCGGCGCGGGCCTGGCCTACCGGTGCGCCACCAGCCTGACCCAGGCCTCCGGCTGCCAGTACGGCCCCACCCAGCGGACCCCGCGGCAGTGGGGCGACCTGGTGCGCGCCGCCCACCCCGGCCCGTACCCGAGGGTGGCGATCTGGCAGGGCCAGTCGGACTACACCGTGGTCCCCGCGAACGGCAGGCAGCTGCGCGACCAGTGGACCGACGTGCGCGGCGTGTCCCAGACCCCCACGGCCACGCGCTCCCTCACCGGCGGCACCACCCTGACCGTGTACGGCGCCGACGACGTGCGGCTGTACGAGATCGCCGGCATGGGCCACGGCCTGCCGGTGGACCCGGGCAGCGGGGCCGACCAGTGCGGGTCCACGGCCGCCTACTTCCTGGACACCATCTGCTCGGCCTACCACGACGCCCGCTTCTTCGGCCTGGACGGCGGCGCTTCCCCGACCCCGACGCCGACCCCGACCCCGACGCCCACCCCGACGGTGCCTGGGACGTGCGTGCGGGCGAGCAACTACGCCCACACCACCGCGGGCCGCGCCCACCAGTCCGGCGGCTACACCTACGCCAACGGCTCCAACGACCCGATGGGCCTGTGGAACACCGCCGTCGTGCACGGTCTCCGGCAGACCGGCCCCGACTACTGGGTGCTCGCGGACGGCGAGTGCTGA
- a CDS encoding alpha/beta fold hydrolase — translation MTTYALIHGGGGSGLDWHLVEAELRDRGHDTVAVTLPMSDPNETLWDYADAVVREIGERRPLVVVAHSWGGFVGPLVCARVEAAALVMLTAMIPTPGEPPAQWWERTGHPSPGIEDEYELYLQDVPRDLAERVLAHDRALAEKMSMDVAYNQPWPLDAWPDVPTRYLLCRDDRFFPPEFTRRHVRERLGIVPDEMPGGHMVMLSRPGEVADYLAGVPAAG, via the coding sequence ATGACAACCTACGCTCTCATCCACGGCGGCGGCGGCAGCGGCCTCGACTGGCACCTGGTCGAGGCGGAGCTGCGCGACCGGGGGCACGACACGGTCGCGGTGACCCTGCCGATGTCCGACCCGAACGAGACGCTCTGGGACTACGCCGACGCCGTCGTCCGGGAGATCGGCGAGCGCCGGCCTCTCGTGGTGGTGGCCCACTCCTGGGGCGGCTTCGTCGGACCCCTCGTCTGCGCCCGGGTCGAGGCCGCGGCGCTGGTCATGCTGACCGCCATGATCCCGACCCCGGGCGAGCCGCCGGCGCAGTGGTGGGAACGCACCGGTCACCCCTCGCCCGGCATCGAGGACGAGTACGAGCTCTACCTTCAGGACGTGCCGCGCGACCTGGCCGAGCGGGTGCTGGCCCACGACCGGGCGCTCGCCGAGAAGATGAGCATGGACGTGGCCTACAACCAGCCGTGGCCGCTGGACGCCTGGCCGGACGTGCCGACGCGGTACCTGCTCTGCCGCGACGACCGGTTCTTCCCGCCGGAGTTCACGCGCCGGCACGTGCGGGAGCGGCTCGGCATCGTGCCGGACGAGATGCCCGGCGGCCACATGGTGATGTTGTCGCGGCCGGGCGAGGTGGCCGACTACCTGGCCGGGGTTCCCGCCGCCGGGTGA